The following are from one region of the Rhodopirellula sp. P2 genome:
- a CDS encoding rhomboid family intramembrane serine protease gives MNERRPEPEIVFRSPSHGDCLEARLVLESVGISSEMLQRSGDWCLVVSDDQVNAAFAELQSYRNDRLAEATQSLPQKPLVFGGAIAGVVYYAIFLLSVAVLAETSAYGIDWRAVGQMNAGEVMNRQWWRTITALTLHADAGHLLSNLVFGSVFGGLAGRLLGGGVAWLAIVLAGALGNWMNAVIRDGGHTSIGASTAVFAALGILVAHALHPRHKTSTKALVRWSPLIGGVLLLSFMGLEGERTDVLAHVTGFIAGMVFGWVGCRLPEAWLASSFFQMIAGVFTGAIVIGAWVQGTQ, from the coding sequence ATGAACGAAAGACGCCCGGAACCCGAGATCGTCTTTCGCTCGCCCTCGCATGGCGATTGCCTGGAGGCCCGTTTGGTTCTGGAATCAGTGGGGATCTCAAGCGAGATGCTTCAACGATCCGGGGACTGGTGCTTGGTCGTGTCTGACGATCAAGTCAACGCTGCCTTTGCGGAATTGCAATCGTATCGGAACGATCGTCTTGCCGAAGCCACGCAGTCGCTGCCACAGAAGCCACTTGTTTTCGGTGGCGCGATTGCGGGTGTGGTGTACTACGCCATTTTTCTCCTCTCGGTCGCCGTTCTGGCAGAGACCTCTGCCTACGGAATCGACTGGCGAGCGGTTGGTCAGATGAACGCCGGTGAGGTGATGAATCGTCAGTGGTGGCGAACGATCACGGCGCTGACCCTGCACGCCGATGCCGGCCACCTGCTTTCGAATTTGGTTTTTGGCAGTGTGTTCGGCGGGCTGGCGGGGCGTCTTTTGGGTGGGGGAGTTGCCTGGTTGGCAATTGTCCTGGCCGGTGCACTCGGGAACTGGATGAACGCCGTGATTCGGGACGGGGGACACACATCGATCGGTGCATCGACCGCCGTGTTCGCTGCGCTGGGGATTCTGGTCGCACACGCATTGCATCCTCGGCACAAGACATCGACGAAGGCATTGGTTCGTTGGAGCCCATTGATTGGCGGTGTCTTGTTGTTGTCATTCATGGGGCTCGAGGGCGAACGAACCGATGTTCTGGCGCACGTCACCGGGTTCATTGCTGGGATGGTGTTCGGCTGGGTTGGGTGCCGATTGCCGGAAGCGTGGCTTGCCAGCAGCTTCTTTCAAATGATCGCTGGGGTGTTCACGGGCGCCATCGTGATCGGGGCTTGGGTGCAAGGCACCCAGTGA
- a CDS encoding secretin N-terminal domain-containing protein, with product MPHVRHRTIHILLLLIISLGASSSVAQTVGTTETISYAMRFRTAAEIEQVFTPLVASSPDVRLHTDTQHDRISVAGPPWVHDLFKQVLQRVDIPRVEPAQASQEAPSRWNAASNPVASPDRSAQLLPPTQSAPANIETTRRLMPLPTGQSKVIRDELLRLFDQRLTANAASDGHAPSGQWSLATPSGTLRIGFDLEREDVLVDGPVSVVNQFGRLLSALVERYQRQPSSLTGQPQQRVLMLQQDVQADVEQMLRSTNPSGTIPSHTNGASANDPRSQLLYRLTGLRQVSTQVPEELPALTGEPEGTNGAPNRAPQPRTASPSLPQLEGVEVQTLPDLDAIILRGRDQDLDQLAEIIRELEQLSRQTQPAIEVLHLKHTDSQSIADLIEQTQDSLLGTRQGRATVTPLGKPNAILLLGWGDAVAALKELIRKLDQPVPPESQFNLFRLKYASAASVQETVRTFFANRQGGLATTIQSTIDSRTNSLIIHAAPRDMLEVARLVERLDTLEGGTVQRTRVFEIQNSLAADVAETLRETISTAGTSARPSAMELMLDDMGRGETIMSGILDNVQITVDARKNNLIVSSPAENFEVIEALIEKLDSPGMVAKIKIFPIQNGDAASLILTLRSLLPSQVGADPVTSAQLSSSPGESSLAPLRFTVDVRSNSIIATGSDGDLKIVDALLLRLDEADAMQRQNIVYQLKNSPAVDVALAINEFLRNTRQVENASPATLNPFAQLEKEVVVVPEPVSNKLIVSATPRYFTEIRTMIEKLDEQPPQVMIQVLIAEVALNNTDEFGVELGIQDSVLFDRSLLGDLLTVTSTTNVTSPGGAVTSTTQDSVVSATNDPGFNFNSVDPLGNSGSAQAVSSAANVAGQGLSNFSLGRSNAELGFGGLVLSASSQNVSALLRALEESRRLEVLSRPQILTLDNQSAFIQVGQRVPRITGSTITQIGQQNTITMENVGLILGVTPRISPEGNVTMEIDAEKSEVGPESEGIPVSATSDGTVVRSPRVNVASAQATVSAADGETIVLGGLISTKKKEHHRKVPYLGDIPLLKHLFRFDSVSNTRAELLIILTPHIVRSEADMERLKQTEMARMSWCACDVFNLHGEIIGEPVMDPLFSNSHQDDGIEVIYPHDDPRGQRVLESPVLESEFPADPELLPEPDSLGTPDGFSPGLPSESTGSGFRGSL from the coding sequence ATGCCACACGTTCGGCACCGAACCATTCACATTCTGTTGTTGCTGATCATCTCGCTCGGCGCGAGCTCCAGCGTTGCGCAAACCGTGGGAACGACGGAGACGATTTCGTACGCGATGCGTTTTCGAACGGCCGCGGAAATCGAACAAGTCTTCACGCCCTTGGTCGCAAGTTCGCCCGATGTGCGACTGCACACCGACACGCAGCACGATCGAATTTCCGTCGCGGGTCCACCGTGGGTTCACGATCTGTTCAAACAGGTGCTGCAGCGCGTTGACATACCAAGAGTGGAACCCGCACAGGCTTCGCAGGAGGCTCCCTCACGTTGGAACGCGGCATCCAATCCGGTTGCTTCACCCGACCGCTCCGCTCAATTGCTGCCGCCGACTCAGTCCGCCCCAGCCAACATCGAAACGACCAGGCGGTTGATGCCGCTGCCGACAGGCCAGTCCAAGGTCATCCGTGACGAATTGTTGCGTCTCTTTGACCAACGTCTGACGGCCAACGCTGCATCCGATGGGCACGCACCGTCAGGACAATGGTCGCTCGCGACTCCCTCAGGAACGCTGCGAATCGGGTTCGATCTCGAACGGGAAGACGTGCTCGTCGATGGTCCAGTCTCGGTGGTCAACCAATTTGGCCGTTTGCTCTCGGCACTTGTAGAACGCTATCAGCGGCAACCGTCGAGCCTGACGGGCCAGCCTCAGCAACGTGTCTTGATGCTGCAGCAAGACGTGCAAGCTGACGTGGAACAAATGTTGCGTTCAACGAACCCATCCGGCACTATTCCCTCCCACACCAACGGTGCGAGTGCCAACGATCCTCGGTCTCAACTGCTGTATCGACTCACCGGACTTCGCCAAGTCTCGACCCAGGTGCCCGAAGAATTGCCCGCCCTGACGGGTGAGCCAGAAGGCACGAACGGTGCACCCAATCGTGCTCCGCAACCAAGAACCGCAAGCCCCTCACTGCCCCAGTTGGAAGGTGTTGAGGTGCAAACATTGCCAGACCTGGACGCCATCATTCTGCGAGGTCGCGATCAAGACTTGGACCAATTGGCGGAAATCATCCGTGAACTCGAACAGCTCAGTCGCCAAACACAACCAGCGATTGAGGTCCTTCATCTCAAGCACACCGATTCGCAAAGCATCGCCGACCTGATCGAACAAACCCAAGACAGTTTGCTGGGGACGCGTCAGGGCCGCGCCACCGTGACTCCATTGGGCAAACCAAATGCAATCCTGCTGTTGGGGTGGGGCGATGCCGTGGCCGCACTCAAAGAATTGATCCGCAAACTGGATCAACCGGTTCCCCCGGAAAGCCAATTCAATCTGTTTCGATTGAAGTATGCGTCCGCCGCTTCCGTGCAAGAAACGGTCAGAACCTTCTTTGCCAATCGCCAAGGTGGTCTCGCGACGACGATCCAATCCACCATTGATTCACGCACGAATTCGCTGATCATTCACGCGGCCCCGCGAGACATGCTGGAAGTGGCTCGGTTGGTCGAGCGACTCGACACCCTGGAGGGTGGGACGGTCCAGCGGACGCGGGTTTTCGAGATCCAAAATAGCTTGGCCGCCGATGTCGCTGAGACGCTCCGCGAAACCATTTCCACCGCCGGCACCAGTGCACGTCCCAGTGCGATGGAACTGATGCTGGATGACATGGGACGGGGCGAGACGATCATGTCTGGCATTCTGGACAACGTCCAAATCACAGTGGATGCACGCAAAAACAACCTGATCGTTTCGTCGCCGGCTGAAAATTTCGAGGTCATCGAAGCGTTGATCGAAAAACTTGATTCACCCGGCATGGTCGCCAAGATCAAGATCTTCCCGATTCAAAATGGTGATGCGGCGAGCCTGATTCTCACGCTTCGCTCATTGTTGCCAAGTCAGGTGGGTGCCGACCCTGTGACGAGCGCCCAGTTGTCCAGTTCGCCTGGCGAATCCTCACTCGCTCCTTTGCGATTCACGGTCGACGTGCGGAGCAATAGCATCATCGCCACCGGTTCCGACGGTGATTTGAAAATTGTGGATGCACTGCTGCTGCGACTTGATGAAGCGGACGCAATGCAACGGCAGAACATTGTTTACCAGTTGAAGAATTCGCCTGCGGTTGATGTTGCCTTGGCCATCAACGAGTTCCTGCGGAACACGCGACAAGTCGAAAACGCATCGCCGGCCACCTTGAATCCGTTCGCGCAACTGGAAAAAGAAGTGGTGGTCGTCCCCGAACCGGTATCGAACAAGCTGATCGTGAGTGCGACGCCTCGCTACTTCACCGAAATCAGAACGATGATCGAGAAACTTGATGAACAACCCCCGCAGGTGATGATCCAAGTCTTGATCGCAGAAGTTGCACTCAACAACACCGATGAATTTGGTGTCGAGCTTGGGATCCAAGATTCGGTTCTATTCGACCGGAGCTTGTTGGGCGATCTGTTGACGGTCACCAGCACGACGAACGTGACATCGCCGGGCGGAGCAGTGACATCCACGACACAAGACAGCGTGGTCTCCGCCACGAATGATCCCGGGTTCAACTTCAACAGCGTCGATCCACTTGGAAACAGCGGTTCTGCACAAGCCGTATCCAGTGCCGCCAATGTCGCTGGCCAAGGTCTCTCAAACTTTTCGCTCGGTCGCTCCAATGCTGAGCTTGGCTTTGGCGGGTTGGTGTTGTCGGCCAGCAGTCAAAATGTCAGCGCCTTGTTGAGAGCACTGGAAGAATCTCGTCGTCTGGAAGTGCTCAGCCGACCTCAGATTCTGACGCTCGACAATCAATCCGCATTCATTCAAGTGGGGCAACGAGTCCCACGGATCACAGGCTCGACGATCACTCAAATCGGGCAACAGAACACCATCACGATGGAGAACGTTGGTTTGATTCTTGGCGTGACGCCCAGGATCAGCCCAGAGGGCAACGTGACGATGGAAATTGACGCCGAAAAATCCGAGGTGGGCCCCGAATCGGAGGGCATCCCAGTTTCGGCTACCTCCGATGGCACGGTGGTGCGGAGTCCGCGAGTCAACGTGGCGAGCGCGCAAGCAACAGTCAGTGCCGCCGACGGGGAAACCATCGTCTTGGGCGGACTGATATCAACGAAGAAAAAGGAACATCATCGCAAGGTTCCTTACTTGGGCGACATCCCCCTGCTGAAGCATCTGTTCCGCTTTGACTCCGTCTCAAACACACGGGCTGAATTGTTGATCATCCTGACCCCTCACATTGTGCGTTCCGAGGCCGACATGGAACGCTTGAAGCAAACCGAAATGGCTCGCATGAGCTGGTGTGCGTGCGATGTATTCAATCTGCATGGTGAAATCATCGGCGAGCCAGTGATGGATCCCTTGTTCTCGAACTCGCACCAAGACGATGGGATCGAAGTGATCTACCCGCACGACGATCCCCGGGGACAGCGTGTGCTGGAATCACCAGTTCTGGAATCCGAATTTCCTGCCGACCCCGAACTGCTGCCTGAGCCCGATTCATTGGGGACACCCGATGGTTTCTCGCCAGGTCTTCCGAGTGAGTCCACCGGCTCTGGTTTCAGGGGGAGTCTATAA
- a CDS encoding transposase — translation MTEQVSGKTPAAGEHSNLSGEALAAGNSNNLSGKALAAGNSDLADPITLFITWTTYGTWLPGDNRGWRKWKAGEQQPQPLLEDWCRDRMKEKPLTLNESQRTEVKTMIRKHASIRGWALHAVSVRSNHAHVAVTACAPPKRVRDQFKANGTTALRRMKTPVTHEKVWTKGGDIEFIDTDDDLEQVVLYITETQDRMDRGK, via the coding sequence ATGACCGAACAAGTGAGCGGCAAGACGCCAGCCGCCGGTGAACACAGCAACCTGAGCGGCGAGGCGCTAGCCGCCGGTAATTCAAACAACCTGAGCGGCAAGGCGCTAGCCGCCGGTAATTCCGACCTCGCTGATCCCATCACGCTGTTCATCACATGGACAACATACGGGACATGGCTTCCGGGCGACAATCGCGGCTGGCGAAAGTGGAAAGCCGGTGAGCAACAGCCCCAACCATTGCTGGAGGATTGGTGTCGCGACCGAATGAAGGAAAAACCGTTGACTCTGAACGAGTCGCAGCGGACGGAAGTCAAGACCATGATTCGCAAACACGCATCGATCCGTGGCTGGGCATTGCATGCAGTGTCTGTTCGATCGAATCACGCGCATGTAGCAGTCACTGCCTGCGCCCCGCCGAAACGAGTGCGAGATCAATTCAAAGCGAACGGAACGACGGCTTTGCGTCGCATGAAGACTCCCGTCACACACGAAAAAGTGTGGACGAAAGGCGGAGATATCGAGTTCATCGATACCGACGATGATCTGGAACAGGTTGTCCTGTACATCACCGAGACGCAAGATCGCATGGATCGAGGCAAATAA
- a CDS encoding restriction endonuclease subunit S yields the protein MNLGSALFQAIGSFLPCDTSLILVAEDGANLLSRSTPLAFIATGKYWVNNHAHILRPIEGDLKFFECLLQIYDYTPIVTGAAHPKLTAEQLAGIRLPNPPLDEQKAISSFLDVETSKIDGLVSEQRRLIELLICRKSL from the coding sequence GTGAATCTTGGCTCGGCATTATTCCAAGCCATTGGCAGCTTTCTGCCGTGCGATACGTCTTTGATCCTCGTCGCTGAAGATGGTGCTAACCTGCTCTCGCGAAGCACTCCACTCGCGTTCATTGCAACCGGCAAGTATTGGGTCAACAACCACGCCCACATTCTGCGACCAATTGAAGGCGACTTAAAGTTTTTTGAGTGTCTGCTTCAAATATACGACTACACGCCAATCGTGACTGGTGCCGCACATCCGAAATTGACGGCAGAACAATTAGCAGGCATCAGGCTTCCCAATCCTCCTCTCGACGAGCAAAAGGCGATCTCGTCGTTCCTCGATGTGGAAACGTCGAAGATCGACGGTTTGGTGTCGGAGCAGCGTCGTTTGATTGAGTTGCTGATTTGTCGGAAGTCTCTCTGA
- a CDS encoding neutral/alkaline non-lysosomal ceramidase N-terminal domain-containing protein codes for MNAKSLLVATTLVLFTAVGWGAESESDLAPDSTWKAGAAKIAITPDEPMWMAGYASRTHPADGKLTELWAKALVLEDQEGNRGVVLTLDLVGIDRALSQSICDALKQQHGLQRKQIVICTSHTHSGPVVGLNLAPLHHGLLTDPQRKAIDDWVAAFQDQVIALVGEAIGKLAPSDVTWGSGTATFAVNRRENPEAAVPQRRTEGQLQGPSDHDVPVLAVREANGNLTAVLFGYACHATTLSGYQWSGDYPGYAQMNLEEQHPGCVALFFAGCGADQNPLPRRTVELAQHYGRRLADAVETVLLTSEMHPVQGSLRTSYAEIDLPFDELPTREEIELNSRSENRYEVARAKMLLEQIDGGAPLLPTYPYPVSAWAVGDGPLLTTLGGEVVVDYALRLKSELTGVQTWVAGYANDVMAYVPSRRVLGEGGYEGGGAMVYYGLPTSWGPSIEKDIVQEVHRQVESLSIHDADVPTRSR; via the coding sequence ATGAACGCAAAATCCCTGTTGGTCGCAACAACTCTCGTGCTCTTCACGGCCGTGGGATGGGGCGCCGAATCGGAGTCGGATTTGGCTCCGGATTCAACCTGGAAGGCGGGAGCGGCAAAAATCGCGATCACACCCGACGAACCGATGTGGATGGCGGGCTATGCGTCTCGAACTCATCCGGCGGATGGGAAACTGACCGAGTTGTGGGCGAAAGCACTGGTGCTGGAGGACCAGGAGGGAAACCGAGGTGTGGTCCTGACACTGGATCTTGTCGGCATTGATCGTGCGCTCTCGCAATCGATTTGTGATGCTTTGAAACAGCAGCACGGTCTGCAGCGCAAACAGATTGTGATCTGCACGTCGCACACGCACTCTGGACCTGTTGTCGGTCTCAATCTGGCTCCACTTCATCACGGGTTGCTAACCGATCCTCAGCGAAAAGCGATCGATGATTGGGTCGCTGCTTTCCAGGATCAGGTGATTGCGTTGGTCGGAGAAGCGATTGGCAAGCTTGCCCCCAGCGACGTCACGTGGGGAAGCGGCACGGCAACGTTTGCCGTCAATCGTCGTGAGAATCCCGAGGCAGCGGTGCCCCAGCGACGAACCGAAGGGCAACTGCAAGGCCCCAGCGATCATGACGTTCCGGTGCTCGCCGTTCGAGAGGCAAACGGAAACTTGACCGCCGTCCTCTTTGGATACGCGTGCCACGCAACCACCTTGAGTGGCTATCAGTGGTCCGGCGATTACCCGGGGTACGCCCAAATGAACTTGGAAGAACAGCATCCTGGTTGCGTGGCATTGTTCTTTGCCGGTTGCGGCGCCGACCAGAACCCGTTGCCCCGACGCACGGTGGAATTGGCACAGCACTATGGGCGGCGTCTCGCCGATGCCGTGGAGACGGTCTTGTTGACGTCGGAAATGCACCCGGTCCAGGGCTCGTTGCGTACCTCGTACGCCGAGATTGACTTGCCGTTCGATGAGCTGCCGACGAGGGAGGAGATCGAATTGAATTCCAGGTCCGAGAATCGTTACGAGGTTGCGAGGGCAAAAATGCTGTTGGAGCAAATCGATGGCGGTGCCCCGCTGCTTCCAACCTACCCGTATCCCGTGAGCGCATGGGCAGTTGGCGATGGGCCGCTGCTGACAACGCTGGGCGGGGAAGTGGTCGTGGACTACGCGCTGCGGCTGAAGAGCGAATTGACAGGAGTGCAAACATGGGTCGCCGGTTACGCCAACGACGTGATGGCGTATGTCCCCTCACGTCGAGTCCTTGGCGAAGGTGGTTATGAAGGCGGCGGGGCGATGGTTTACTACGGGTTGCCGACTTCGTGGGGGCCGAGCATCGAGAAGGACATCGTTCAAGAGGTTCATCGGCAGGTCGAGAGCCTTTCCATTCATGACGCAGACGTTCCCACGCGATCCCGTTGA